A region of Rhodamnia argentea isolate NSW1041297 chromosome 9, ASM2092103v1, whole genome shotgun sequence DNA encodes the following proteins:
- the LOC115748524 gene encoding cytochrome P450 86A8-like produces the protein MDVATALLVLTAITAYLIWFTFISRSLKGPRVWPLLGSLPGLIENCDRMHDWIADNLLACGGTYQTCICAVPFLARKQGLVTVTCDPKNLEHILKARFDNYPKGPTWQAVFHDLLGEGIFNSDGDTWLFQRKTAALEFTTRTLRQAMARWLNRAIKLRFCSILKAAELSAEPVDLQDLLLRLTFDNICGLAFGKDPGTCAPGLPENGFAAAFDRATEASLQRFILPEVLWRFKKWLRLGMEVSLSRSLVNIDEHLSKVIAARKLELLSQQQQKDEHPHDDLLSRFMKKKESYSDTFLQHVALNFILAGRDTSSVALSWFFWLVIQNPPVEDKIVREICTVLAESRGYDAATWVDEPLGFEEVDKLVYLKAALSETLRLYPSVPEDSKHVVEDDVLPDGTIVPAGSSVTYSIYSAGRMRSTWGEDCLEFRPERWLSPDGRKFIAQDAFKFVAFNAGPRICLGKDLAYLQMKSIAAAVLLRHKLRVASGHRVVQKMSLTLFMKYGLKVDVLRRELGPISESIRRERSGEVGMGLNGEC, from the coding sequence ATGGACGTAGCGACAGCTCTACTGGTATTAACGGCAATAACGGCCTACCTGATCTGGTTCACGTTCATCTCACGGTCGCTGAAGGGCCCACGTGTCTGGCCCCTCTTGGGCAGCCTGCCGGGCCTGATCGAGAACTGCGACCGCATGCACGACTGGATCGCCGACAACCTCCTCGCCTGCGGCGGCACGTACCAGACCTGCATCTGCGCGGTGCCTTTCCTGGCCCGGAAGCAGGGCCTCGTGACCGTCACGTGCGACCCGAAGAACCTCGAGCACATCCTCAAGGCCCGCTTCGACAACTACCCCAAAGGCCCGACCTGGCAGGCCGTGTTCCACGACCTCCTCGGCGAGGGGATCTTCAACTCCGACGGCGACACGTGGCTGTTCCAGCGGAAGACCGCCGCGCTGGAGTTCACCACCCGGACGCTGCGCCAGGCCATGGCTCGGTGGCTCAACCGAGCCATCAAGCTGCGGTTCTGCTCCATCCTGAAAGCGGCCGAGCTAAGCGCCGAGCCGGTCGATCTGCAGGACTTGCTGCTCCGGCTCACGTTCGACAACATATGCGGGTTGGCTTTTGGGAAGGATCCGGGGACCTGCGCGCCCGGGCTCCCCGAGAACGGCTTCGCTGCGGCCTTCGACCGGGCCACGGAAGCCTCGCTCCAGCGGTTCATATTGCCTGAGGTACTGTGGAGGTTCAAGAAGTGGCTCCGGCTCGGGATGGAGGTCAGCTTGAGCCGCAGCCTCGTGAACATCGATGAGCACTTGTCCAAAGTGATCGCGGCGCGTAAGCTCGAGCTGCTGAGCCAGCAGCAGCAGAAGGATGAGCACCCCCATGACGACCTGCTCTCGAGGTTCATGAAGAAAAAGGAGTCCTACTCGGATACCTTCCTCCAGCACGTAGCGCTGAACTTCATCCTGGCCGGGCGCGACACGTCGTCGGTGGCGCTGAGCTGGTTCTTCTGGCTGGTCATCCAAAACCCACCCGTGGAGGACAAAATCGTCCGCGAAATATGCACGGTTCTGGCCGAGTCGCGCGGCTACGACGCGGCAACGTGGGTCGACGAGCCCCTGGGGTTCGAGGAGGTGGACAAGCTGGTGTACCTGAAGGCGGCACTATCGGAGACACTGCGACTCTACCCCTCGGTCCCCGAGGACTCGAAGCACGTGGTGGAGGACGACGTGTTGCCCGACGGGACCATCGTGCCGGCCGGATCATCGGTCACGTATTCCATATACTCGGCGGGGAGGATGAGGTCCACGTGGGGGGAGGATTGCCTGGAGTTCCGGCCCGAGAGGTGGCTGTCGCCGGACGGCCGGAAGTTCATCGCGCAGGACGCGTTCAAGTTCGTGGCGTTCAACGCAGGGCCCAGGATTTGCCTGGGGAAGGACTTGGCATACCTGCAGATGAAGTCGATCGCCGCGGCGGTTTTGCTGAGGCACAAGCTGAGGGTGGCTTCAGGGCATAGGGTGGTGCAGAAGATGTCGCTGACGCTGTTCATGAAGTACGGGCTCAAAGTGGACGTGCTCAGGAGGGAGTTGGGGCCAATTTCGGAGAGCAttaggagagagagaagcgggGAAGTGGGCATGGGATTGAATGGCGAGTGTTAA
- the LOC115748521 gene encoding ascorbate transporter, chloroplastic encodes MAIGALISNRNFGAFVGSGKLCEAGRGTSPRRGCCVATSAALFPGSILHPNLCRHRTYLYTSNHSSCALFVTVPFDRGISRSAGTLPEDSNCSTLTRYRRRGRCYCCTSSSSCHGSWSRLHGPLVLGTKNGLVRQSELVKVNRTRACYKSDEYEISEARLEALTVPEGSSDALFVEGSAQETSLWWEQFPKRWVIVLLCFTAFLLCNMDRVNMSIAILPMSQEFGWNSATVGLIQSSFFWGYLLTQIVGGIWADKIGGKLVLGFGVVWWSVATVLTPIAAKLGLPFLLIMRAFMGIGEGVAMPAMNNILSKWIPVSERSRSLALVYSGMYLGSVAGLAFSPALIHKFGWPSVFYSFGSLGSIWFALWLRKAYSSPKEDPGLTANEKRLILSGSMSREPISAIPWKLILSKAPVWALIISHFCHNWGTFILLTWMPTYYNQVLKFNLTESGLLCVLPWLTMAIFANVGGWIADTLVSKGVSITNVRKIMQSIGFLGPAFFLTQLSHVKTPALAVLCMACSQGSDAFSQSGLYSNHQDIGPRYAGVLLGLSNTAGVLAGVFGTAATGYILQRGSWDDVFKVAVALYLIGTLVWNLFSTGEKVID; translated from the exons ATGGCCATCGGGGCTCTGATTTCCAACCGCAACTTCGGCGCTTTCGTCGGCTCAG GCAAGTTATGTGAAGCGGGGAGAGGAACTTCCCCTCGTCGAGGATGTTGTGTGGCTACATCTGCGGCTCTGTTTCCTGGGAGCATTTTGCATCCAAATTTGTGCAGACACAGGACTTACTTATATACATCCAATCACTCAAGTTGTGCTCTCTTTGTCACTGTTCCCTTTGACAGAGGAATCTCCAGAAGCGCGGGTACTTTGCCTGAGGATAGTAATTGTAGCACTCTCACACGGTATAGAAGGAGAGGAAGATGTTACTGCTGTACTTCCTCAAGTTCTTGTCATGGCAGCTGGTCTAGACTCCATGGACCACTGGTTCTTGGTACCAAAAATGGACTGGTCAGGCAATCTGAGCTTGTTAAGGTCAACAGAACTCGTGCTTGTTACAAGTCAGACGAGTATGAAATTTCAGAAGCAAGGTTGGAAGCGCTGACTGTCCCAGAAGGGTCAAGTGATGCTCTTTTCGTTGAGGGAAGCGCGCAAGAAACATCTCTGTGGTGGGAGCAGTTTCCAAAGCGCTGGGTGATTGTTCTGCTCTGTTTCACGGCATTTCTACTATGCAACATGGACAGG GTCAACATGAGCATTGCAATACTTCCAATGTCACAAGAGTTTGGCTGGAATAGTGCGACGGTGGGGTTAATTCAATCCTCTTTCTTCTGGGGCTATCTACTTACTCAG ATTGTTGGAGGTATATGGGCTGATAAAATTGGAGGGAAGTTGGTGTTGGGTTTTGGAGTTGTTTGGTGGTCAGTAGCAACGGTTTTGACACCTATTGCAGCAAAACTTGGGCTTCCCTTTTTGCTAATTATGCGTGCTTTTATGGGGATCGGTGAG GGTGTAGCTATGCCTGCTATGAACAACATACTTTCAAAGTGGATTCCAGTTTCAGAGAGAAGCAGATCTCTGGCTCTAGTCTATAGTGGGATGTATCTTGGTTCTGTGGCAGGGTTGGCCTTCTCACCCGCTTTGATCCACAAATTCGGCTGGCCATCTGTTTTCTACTCGTTTGGCTCCCTCGGAAGCATATGGTTTGCACTGTGGCTGAGAAAA GCGTATAGTTCACCCAAGGAGGACCCAGGGCTCACTGCGAATGAAAAACGGCTAATCTTAAGTGGCAGCATGTCAAGGGAACCTATATCTGCCATTCCGTGGAAACTAATTTTATCGAAAGCGCCTGTTTGGGCTCTAATAATCTCGCACTTCTGCCATAATTGGGGAACTTTCATTCTTCTAACATGGATGCCCACATACTACAACCAG GTTTTGAAGTTCAACCTCACCGAATCTGGCCTCTTATGTGTCTTGCCATGGTTAACCATGGCCATATTTGCAAACGTAGGAGGATGGATTGCAGATACACTTGTCAGCAAAGGTGTCTCAATCACCAATGTCCGGAAG ATCATGCAGTCGATTGGGTTTCTGGGCCCAGCCTTCTTTCTAACACAGCTGAGCCACGTGAAGACACCTGCTCTTGCAGTGCTGTGTATGGCATGCAGTCAG GGATCTGATGCATTCTCGCAGTCTGGTCTCTATTCCAATCACCAAGACATTGGGCCACGCTATGCT GGAGTACTGCTAGGTCTCTCAAATACCGCAGGAGTGCTTGCTGGGGTTTTTGGTACAGCCGCAACAGGATACATACTTCAACGAG GTTCTTGGGATGATGTGTTTAAGGTGGCTGTTGCACTATACCTTATCGGCACTTTAGTATGGAACTTATTTTCAACTGGAGAGAAAGTTATTGACTGA
- the LOC115748527 gene encoding ATG8-interacting protein 1-like translates to MSRTMADKDEGEETSTRRNEWEVVSLTASAYAAAPGPDVELKTDDKGSAYEVDDAEISRAMFMSGHFVFPPSQHENLPMEPEKDQSEEEKHQDDLAELETEGGRSTRKDQKDTSFRTTHDEFPGIECFDETGGRQFIQDKEFEEGMSLQGLDTPYVDATLSSFHGEIALGGPNPSTYVDNTSTELTEHEHVLDSPEELSRSSKSTKDHDYYETDLPCGAWWKKRAASFYTHAKEANNFWSIFVAAAVMGLVILGQRWQQERWQVLQLKWHMAVNDEKMGRLLGPLYRFKDVIVGGHRRGSFIKGSSSSEN, encoded by the exons ATGAGCCGAACAATGGCAGATAAGGACGAGGGAGAGGAAACTAGTACTCGCAGAAATGAATGGGAAGTTGTCTCACTTACAGCGTCAGCATATGCGGCTGCTCCTGGGCCAGATGTTGAACTGAAAACCGATGACAAGGGTAGTGCATATGAAGTTGATGATGCAGAAATATCTCGTGCGATGTTCATGTCCGGTCACTTTGTCTTTCCACCCAGCCAACATGAAAATCTTCCTATGGAGCCTGAGAAAGATCAAtctgaagaagaaaaacaccAAGATGATCTTGCAGAGCTGGAAACAGAAGGGGGAAGATCTACCAGAAAGGACCAGAAAGATACGAGTTTCAGGACGACACATGATGAGTTTCCTGGGATAGAGTGTTTTGATGAGACAGGCGGCAGACAGTTTATTCAGGATAAGGAGTTTGAGGAAGGCATGAGTCTGCAAGGGCTGGATACACCCTATGTTGATGCTACTTTAAGTTCTTTTCACGGTGAAATTGCTCTTGGTGGCCCCAATCCAAGTACATATGTCGACAACACAAGCACTGAGTTAACCGAACATGAGCATGTCTTAGATTCCCCCGAGGAGTTATCAAGGTCATCCAAGTCCACTAAAGATCACGATTATTATGAGACTGACCTTCCTTGTGGAGCTTGGTGGAAGAAACGCGCGGCTTCTTTTTATACACATGCAAAGGAGGCAAATAATTTTTGGTCTATTTTTGTTGCTGCAGCTGTCATGGGCCTTGTAATTCTTGGGCAGAGGTGGCAGCAAGAAAGATGGCAAGTTCTTCAACTTAAATGGCATATGGCCGTCAATGATGAG AAGATGGGCCGGCTGCTGGGTCCCTTATATCGATTCAAAGATGTGATAGTAGGCGGCCACCGACGCGGTTCCTTTATTAAGGGCAGTTCATCGAGTGAGAACTAA